From a single Nicotiana tomentosiformis chromosome 2, ASM39032v3, whole genome shotgun sequence genomic region:
- the LOC138904354 gene encoding uncharacterized protein produces the protein MANFSVSQLQQKVWTALLQRKRSLIGKLREEVDVIKAESLKWKESMDRFASMDRFATEKEVVRAQLSLAENQLQSMKEKSSVQSRRIEELEARLASELAKAKSDAEKAKADAYAFVAVYRADAEAAQVQAREVGETANIRANWVAELAKCRSRREIPDEIHARGFDLTEEIKRAKELEADAKALASEDDDSDTDDDCDDRSKSGSESGEEPDGEEIAPVDNQET, from the coding sequence atggctaatttttcggtctcacagctgcaacagaaagtatggaccgctttgctacaGAGAAAGAGGTCTTTGATCgggaaactccgtgaggaggtcgatgtgataaaggcggagtccttgaagtggaaagaaagtatggaccgctttgcaagtatggaccgctttgctacaGAGAAAGAGGTTgttcgagcccaattatcattagccgaaaaccaacttcaaagcatgaaggagaaaagctcggttcaatcaagaagaatagaggagctcgaggctcggttggcctccgaacttgccaaggccaaatctgatgccgaaaaggcaaaggcagATGCATatgcattcgtggccgtctatcgggccgatgctgaagctgctcaagtACAAGCAAGAGAGGTAGGCGAGACCGCCAACATTCGAGCtaattgggttgctgaacttgctaagtgtcgatctCGTAGGGAGATCCCCGatgagatccatgctcgaggtttcgatctcaccgaagagataaaaagggctaaagagctcgaagccgatgctaAAGCCTTGGCTTCCGAAGATGATGATAGTGATACTGATGATGATTGTGATGATaggagcaagagtgggtccgagagcggggaggagcccgatggagaagagattgcccccgtagataaccaagaaacttag